One stretch of Emys orbicularis isolate rEmyOrb1 chromosome 7, rEmyOrb1.hap1, whole genome shotgun sequence DNA includes these proteins:
- the DKK1 gene encoding dickkopf-related protein 1, giving the protein MLLGAARLCVALAAALCCCPWAVSASSAGFGPSLLNSNAIKNLLPGGGAGLGGSSVSAAPADSALLEGGNKHQAVETHQPYTCSEDEDCAPDEFCSSAPRGAGPAVPLCLACRKRRKRCLRHAMCCPGNYCNNGICVPSEQGHFLPGEMEETIIESFSPDHGIPDLHPKRTTSPSQLHHLKGQESTTCLRSSDCAAGLCCARHFWSKICKPVLKEGQVCTKHRRKGSHGLEIFQRCYCGEGLSCRLQRDYATTNSSRLHTCQRH; this is encoded by the exons ATGCTGCTGGGCGCGGCCCGTCTTTGTGTGGCGCTGGCGGCCGCTCTGTGCTGCTGCCCCTGGGCGGTGTCGGCGTCGAGTGCCGGGTTCggccccagcctcctcaactccaaCGCCATCAAGAACCTGCTGCCAGGCGGCGGCGCCGGGCTGGGGGGCTCCTCCGTCAGTGCCGCGCCCGCAGACTCGGCCCTGCTCGAGGGGGGCAACAAGCACCAGGCCGTCGAGACCCACCAG CCTTACACCTGCTCGGAGGACGAGGACTGCGCCCCGGACGAGTTCTGCTCCAGTGCCCCGCGCGGGGCCGGCCCCGCAGTCCCGCTCTGCCTCGCCTGCAGGAAACGCCGGAAGCGCTGCCTGCGCCACGCCATGTGCTGCCCGGGCAACTACTGCAATAACG GGATCTGTGTGCCATCAGAGCAAGGTCACTTTCTCCCCGGGGAGATGGAGGAGACCATCATTGAGAGCTTCAGTCCTGACCATGGAATCCCGGACTTGCATCCCAAAAGGACCACATCCCCTTCCCAGCTGCATCACCTGAAAG GTCAGGAAAGTACcacctgcctccgctcttcagaCTGTGCTGCTGGATTGTGTTGTGCGCGTCACTTTTGGTCCAAGATCTGTAAACCTGTCCTTAAGGAAGGCCAAGTATGCACCAAACACCGAAGGAAAGGCTCTCATGGCCTGGAGATCTTCCAGCGATGCTACTGTGGAGAAGGTCTGTCCTGTCGGCTACAAAGAGATTATGCAACTACCAACTCTTCCAGACTGCATACTTGCCAAAGACATTGA